AGGCATGCCGGCAACGCCCGATCCGTTATCCGGTGCAGCCACCAGAACAACGGCCGAATTACATTGCCGATATTTCGTGGCAACGTACTGTGACGATACGATTACTTGCCGAAGCATCGAACAACAAAACCAGAACCCGACCCGTGGTCCGCCCGGCAATCACGCGATCGGTTATCGATGTTCATCCTTGGCCGACCATGACTGCCTTCTGCGATGCGCTATAGAGCTGTCGCGCCTGACATCAATGACACTGCGGTGTACTGCAAGCGTTTTCGATCATATCACAGTGACAACGAGTAATTTCATGATGCGATTATTTAGTGATTATAAGAAATAAGTTCTTTCTTGCAACAACTACGAGCCACGGATACTAGGCGCGTGCAGGTGCCGATGATTCGGCCCGCAGTCAAGTCCCACGACCTTGCGATGTTCTCGATGCGTCGATCTTGTCCAGCAAGCTGGCGGAACGGCGATGATCGAACTTACGGGCGAACAGCTTGCCGGATGCATACAGCTGGTCAAAATCGCGGTCAACGAGGATCGCGGGGTCTTCGCGTTCCGGGTTCCAATCAATGTAATGCAGCGACGCCTTGTTTTCGTTCTTCATTTCGCCGGGTGGGCGGTGGCCATCCACATCGAACAGGTTCAACGTGGATGCATGGGGCGAGTTCAGGACAATGGTCTGGAAAAAGATCTCATCGCTACAGGAAACGCTGCGAAAGAAATCGATAAATCCGCGATTACGTGGTTCATGCGTGAAATCGACGATATGGCGTGCAATCGGCTGGCTGATGCACCAGGAAGTCGAACCGCGGTAGGGCTGCATGCCGTCGATGAATTTCCGGTCAGGCATGCGCGAGCAAATCTCCTTGACGATCCTGCCAGCCGCGCGCTGCAAGAAGCGAGTAGGCAACATGGCATATGCATCGTAGAAGCAATGTTTTCGAATCTTGTTGATCATAGCGGTCCCGTCCGCCAAAGCATAGAAGTTCATATAGCTGCGGCCCGGGTGACGGCCCAGAACTTCAAGAAGATGGCTATGCGAGTACAGGGGATAGTCGCGACCGCTGAGGAATATATAATAATCGTGAGCACCGGCCCGCACGGCCTGCTCCAGCAATCGCAGCATCGATTCGACTTGCGAATATCCGCCCCAGCTCACTTTTACCGGATTTGGCACGAAAGCGACCGGCACGCCGGGACATGCGGCAGCGAATGGTGCGGGATCGCTTTTTGCATCGATATGCGCATATATTGCCACGTCCTCCGCATGGACAGCAGCAACAAGCCGCCCGAAAAGTTCCGGCTGGTCGTGGGCCAGTATCATATAAGCAATCCGCATTATTTCCTCATTATTCAATTCATTCGCGGCCAGTGAAAATCAGCATGCCCGACAATGGCAATGCCGTGCCGTGCTGTCGGTGCCAGCGATGCAGGCGGGCGCGACGCTGCAAGCTGCGTATCCGGGCGCTTGACCATTTCGTCGTGGATACTGAACGGCAACTGTTATCGCAGGTCACGACGAAGGCGCAGCGCGAGATGCTCATGTCAAACGGGGTTAAAAAAGGTATGCATTCCGGTGGGGCCTGTACAACGCGACTGGACAAATACGAACGCTGCCAGAACTGATTTCCCGTGACAAGTGCCTCCTGCTAACCCGCCTGTGCTCTTCCGCCCCGCCATTTTCGGAACCGAAGTGCCATTTTTGGCGAAAATCCTGCCACCATCAGCAGGGAAATCAGCCAATGCTGGGAACATGCGCGCCAGCCGAGCCGTAATTGACGGAATGCCTCGGCGCGATCACCATACTCCAGGTACTCGCGTGCCAACGCGGAGCGGGAATCCCCCACCAGCCTTAATGCGGAACGACGTTGTTCCCCGGTCAGCTGCCCGCTCAATGCGCGCTGCTGCAGACGTTCAAAATAAGGCAACATGCCTTTGGGACGGAGCATCATCAAACTTCCGGGCACATCGATCCGATAGCCCACAAGCATTACCGAACAATAAAGGAGCGTGAATTTTTCGCTCAGACGGAACCATAAGTCCTGGTCCTCCCCATGGGATTCGCCCACCGGGAAACATGGCTGCATTGCCGCCAGCTGCATGCGCCGGATCGCCACTGAGTTGGTATGCACCCCCGGATGATGTTGGCGCAACAACTCGTAATAATTACTCTGCACTGAAACCGGCAAAGGCTGTGGTGGCCTGGACAAATCGCCCGGTACATATTCCAGAGCCCGGTGATAAGCACAACCAAAGAAAACAATCTCCGGATGTTCGGCTGCGAGCGCTGCAACAGTTTCCAGGTAATATGGTCCGTACCAATCGTCGGCATCGAGAAAAGTCACGATGTCGCCCGTAGCGGCATCGATACCGCGATTACGCGCCCGCGACACCCCGCCGTTGGGCTGCCTGATCAGTTTTACACGTTCATCGTCGATCGCACCTACGATGGAAGGTCCATCGTCGGTAGAGCCGTCATCGACGACAATTATCTCGAAATGCCGATAGGTTTGCCCCAGCACCGACTGGATAGTGTCATATACATATCTTCCCTTATTATACAAAGGGATAACAACGGAAAACGATAACATTATGAAAAACCTCTATTTCGCATAATTGACTTCCTGCTCCGGCGCGCGCATTGTGGGCGATTGGCAAACTGCATCCAGTCAGCACGAAAGTTAATAACAATCAGCAATTCTTCAATACGGAAGCCAGTCTGCGCCTATTAAGCAAATGCCAGGAACCCGCTTGTCCCCAATCCTCGTACCGGGTGCCGGATCGCCTTGGCGGCAAACCCGGGCGACAACTTCCCGCCACGTGCGGGCAGTGGAAAATCGACCTTGAACGCTGCAGCCGGCTGTCTGGCGGATGTCCGTCACCGGTGGCGGCGGGATTAACCGCCAGCCACGAAGCCTGTTTCGACAGCCTTGTCCCCGCCACTGCCGCCGGGAAGTGCAAGACGTATTGACCAGGGCTTTCCGTACTGTCGTGCTCCCGATGCAGGACTAATACAGGAGCCTCTGACCAGCGGCGCCGCATTGGCGGCAATGACAGTAACTACCATTTCCGCCATGGCAGTTTCTCACCCGCATTTAGAGCGTAAATAGCCGTCCAGCCGCGCAGGAACCGGGGGGCTGAACCGCCCGAGCAGCTCGATCACCGTACGGCCGAGTACATTTGGCCACGCGAGTACGAGGACCACTGGCAGCAGGGTTCCGCAAAGGGCTCCTGCGGCGAATTGCACTGCCGGGATCTCGCCCGCCGCCGCGCCCATTCCGCCCATGCAGCCGGCCGCGGTAACCGCCATTAACAGTGCCGCTCGCCATGCGATGCCCAGCAGGCTGGCAGCATCGGCCTTGACACGAAGGCAAGCCGTCGTGGCGATGACGAGGGCCCGCGCCAGCAGGGTACCGCTGGCAACGAATGCTACGGCTACCGGCCCCTGCCCGGCAAAAAGCCACAGTGCCACCCCTGCACCCAGCAGGACCGGCACCTGCAACAGGCTCTCAAGGTGCTTGCCGCCGGTATTCCACAGGATAGGCGTCGACAATCCCCAGCATACATAGGCCGGCATCGCAAGCGCCAGGATCGACAACACGGAGCCGGAGGTTTTCCATGCGGGGCCGTACATCGTTGCAATGAGCGGCGACGCAACGCACGACAGCAGCACGAACGCTGGCGCGATCAGGATCCACACACTGGCCTGCACCGACAGGTAGGCGGAACGCAAACGCCCGGGATCGTCTTGCAACTTTGCGCCGGTGGCAAGGAAAGCTGGCTGTAGCGCCGAGATGAACAAGGAGTTGGGTGTATTCGCCAGGTTATAACCCACCGTGTACAGCCCTACTGCATGCGCGTTCAGGAAGCGCCCCAGCAAGAAGCGATCAAGGTTGTTCAGGAACCAGTTGCACAGGTTGGTGAAGAATACGGTCACGCCGATCGAAGTCGACCGCCGCGCACCTTCGTACCACAGCAGCGGTTTGAGCGAATGCGGTGATTTGATGAAGGTCAACACCAGCGCAGATACCGATTGCGAAAGCCATGCGCCAACCAGTGCCCATACCCCTGCCCCCTGCCACGCCATCGTAACGCCGACGAGCAGATAGCCGATTACGTAGCTGGTGATCTGAATGATGTTCAACATACGAAAATCGAGCTTGCGGCGCAACAGATTGGTACCAGGCGTTACCAATGCACTTGAAATGCATGTCAAGCTCAGCCAGCGGATAATCTCCACCACGCGGGGCTCGTTGAAATACTTGGCAATCCATGGGGCCAGCGTGAACAGCAATACGGCCGATGCGATGCCTGACACCATCTGCCAGGTCACGGCAAACCGAATGTCCTCGTCGGTCAACGTCTTGTGCTGCACCAGCCCCCATGAAATGCCGAAATCGGCAAGAAAAGCGCTGAGGGTCAGGACCAGCAGCCCCATTGCGAACAGACCATAGCTTTCCGGCCCCAGCAGGCGGGCCAGGATCACCTGGGTCAGTATCTGGAGACCAAAGCGGATGACTGTTCCTACCGCCGCCCACTTGACGGCGGTAACGCTCTTCCGGTTGATATCGCTGCTCATTTGAAGCCACCTGCCTGCACAACTTTACCCATCAGAAAGTGCCGATCAAGCGCGTGCGCTCCTGCGGCGGCAGGCTG
Above is a window of Pseudoduganella dura DNA encoding:
- a CDS encoding beta-1,6-N-acetylglucosaminyltransferase, which codes for MILAHDQPELFGRLVAAVHAEDVAIYAHIDAKSDPAPFAAACPGVPVAFVPNPVKVSWGGYSQVESMLRLLEQAVRAGAHDYYIFLSGRDYPLYSHSHLLEVLGRHPGRSYMNFYALADGTAMINKIRKHCFYDAYAMLPTRFLQRAAGRIVKEICSRMPDRKFIDGMQPYRGSTSWCISQPIARHIVDFTHEPRNRGFIDFFRSVSCSDEIFFQTIVLNSPHASTLNLFDVDGHRPPGEMKNENKASLHYIDWNPEREDPAILVDRDFDQLYASGKLFARKFDHRRSASLLDKIDASRTSQGRGT
- a CDS encoding glycosyltransferase family A protein; the protein is MLSFSVVIPLYNKGRYVYDTIQSVLGQTYRHFEIIVVDDGSTDDGPSIVGAIDDERVKLIRQPNGGVSRARNRGIDAATGDIVTFLDADDWYGPYYLETVAALAAEHPEIVFFGCAYHRALEYVPGDLSRPPQPLPVSVQSNYYELLRQHHPGVHTNSVAIRRMQLAAMQPCFPVGESHGEDQDLWFRLSEKFTLLYCSVMLVGYRIDVPGSLMMLRPKGMLPYFERLQQRALSGQLTGEQRRSALRLVGDSRSALAREYLEYGDRAEAFRQLRLGWRACSQHWLISLLMVAGFSPKMALRFRKWRGGRAQAG
- a CDS encoding lipopolysaccharide biosynthesis protein; translation: MSSDINRKSVTAVKWAAVGTVIRFGLQILTQVILARLLGPESYGLFAMGLLVLTLSAFLADFGISWGLVQHKTLTDEDIRFAVTWQMVSGIASAVLLFTLAPWIAKYFNEPRVVEIIRWLSLTCISSALVTPGTNLLRRKLDFRMLNIIQITSYVIGYLLVGVTMAWQGAGVWALVGAWLSQSVSALVLTFIKSPHSLKPLLWYEGARRSTSIGVTVFFTNLCNWFLNNLDRFLLGRFLNAHAVGLYTVGYNLANTPNSLFISALQPAFLATGAKLQDDPGRLRSAYLSVQASVWILIAPAFVLLSCVASPLIATMYGPAWKTSGSVLSILALAMPAYVCWGLSTPILWNTGGKHLESLLQVPVLLGAGVALWLFAGQGPVAVAFVASGTLLARALVIATTACLRVKADAASLLGIAWRAALLMAVTAAGCMGGMGAAAGEIPAVQFAAGALCGTLLPVVLVLAWPNVLGRTVIELLGRFSPPVPARLDGYLRSKCG